From a region of the Podospora pseudopauciseta strain CBS 411.78 chromosome 7 map unlocalized CBS411.78m_7, whole genome shotgun sequence genome:
- the PDR6 gene encoding member of the karyopherin-beta (COG:U; COG:Y; EggNog:ENOG503NYJC) → MDPLPLPTSLAEVEALIRALYQPNPPETISRIQEVLQRLQRSPEGWQLAESLIAHPEDNIRFYAALTLIVKLNRDSAGLNEDDAKLLLENIISWTIQSLSDRAAPFVTKKLCSALITYFVLFSHVWPACVRHFIYCLDLGRGVPVENLDDALSTDILVGNLDSQKLKVAIWFVTSLVEEVGKTDMNSIKYAEVHQRLAKNGQDATCLLARGFAPPIDEVGLKTQEETLACFQAWILYAQRASSDVDLLVTPLRQLVDPALQCFTNEHLFQATAELFSDVLQNYSGFFTKAHYDALSSFFESQWAANHYQQVLHGNHREDGISFGLLMLAYGDAQVQALLEGTDERSQRFLESLSGLLATDGYLVGDDAIFVPALEFWSTFIETMIDCTFSDGDQSPVWKPYAERHLKAVVTNSWRKIQWPSTEIFAEWDSAERAAFCDARKDVADMLQSVFTLEGLDLISFFANLFLQALASQSWAELEATAFCLGALSDCISEDSKYDAELSKVFASQFFDLLGQGQAAVPLRLRQTGLSLIERYCEYFERHADYLPNALNLLFAAVGDSVLGGPSARSISTLCSSCRTILTGEAGTFIRHYQDIRGRQVLDALAEERIVLAVASIIQSITDENEKLQKFEELYTIFKKDFEFAVQLRSQPGLVDLTNPNVLRGLDPPIPSSLPLVEGISLHIALRSMRCIASMSKGMQDVKESPVDLEDESQVARTSEKLAALQADIVSLLIGVQQVFSTTGEIVEIICNILRAGFSETEPGPFVFPADIITNYFVQQPFETPRMGTLLSTACSFVGSLYRGPKAIVPNQLVRLVPWVIALLQKLPEPEADTEISQNGICLIDRVLSKYPEVLFQVQPGQMLEFFFMFTLKVLNGKEPLPKTAAADFWSNFITLKPPSPDLASHVSNAMSYFGPLLAQTLINNIGGNAARSELDKLSEPLKKLVTQQVQAQAWLEGALTRTDEGGNGGGFPSAAAERVSMAERAAFLKKVVGLRGARQTNQVVREFWLLWE, encoded by the exons ATGGATCCGTTACCATTACCAACAAGCCTCGCCGAGGTGGAAGCA TTGATCCGAGCGCTCTATCAGCCAAACCCCCCTGAAACCATCTCCAGAATACAAGAGGTTCTTCAGCGACTTCAGAGGTCACCGGAAGGGTGGCAGCTTGCCGAGAGTCTCATTGCTCACCCAGAAGACAACATCAGGTTTTACGCCGCGCTAACCCTGATTGTCAAACTCAACCGAGATAG CGCTGGTCTGAATGAAGACGATGccaagcttcttcttgagaaCATCATCAGCTGGACCATCCAGTCGCTGAGCGACAGGGCGGCTCCCTTCGTTACCAAGAAGCTGTGTTCGGCGCTCATTACCTACTTTGTACTTTTCTCCCACGTGTGGCCCGCCTGCGTTCGTCATTTTATCTATTGCCTGGATCTCGGCAGAGGCGTGCCCGTGGAGAATCTAGATGATGCCTTGTCGACAGATATCCTCGTGGGTAATCTGGATAGCCAGAAGCTCAAGGTGGCTATTTGGTTTGTCACGTcgttggtggaggaagtCGGCAAGACCGACATGAACTCGATCAAATA TGCAGAAGTCCACCAAAGACTCGCCAAAAACGGCCAGGACGCCACTTGTCTCCTCGCCCGCGGCTTTGCTCCACCTATTGACGAGGTCGGGCTCAAGACTCAGGAGGAAACACTGGCATGCTTCCAG GCTTGGATCCTTTACGCCCAACGAGCGTCGTCCGATGTAGACCTGTTGGTGACACCACTCCGACAACTGGTTGATCCAGCATTGCAATGCTTCACCAACGAACATCTTTTTCAAGCTACCGCCGAGCTCTTCAGTGATGTGCTGCAGAACTACTCGGGTTTCTTCACCAAAGCGCACTATGACGcgctttcttctttctttgaAAGCCAGTGGGCTGCGAACCACTATCAGCAAGTTCTCCACGGGAACCACCGCGAGGATGGAATTTCTTTTGGACTACTGATGCTAGCCTATGGCGATGCCCAGGTGCAAGCCTTGCTGGAGGGTACAGATGAGCGGTCTCAGAGATTCCTGGAAAGCTTAAGTGGGCTTCTTGCCACTGACGGGTACTTGGTCGGAGATGACGCCATCTTCGTGCCCGCCCTCGAGTTCTGGTCAACCTTCATTGAAACAATGATCGACTGCACCTTCTCGGACGGGGATCAGTCACCTGTCTGGAAACCATATGCTGAACGGCACCTTAAGGCGGTGGTGACAAACAGCTGGCGCAAGATCCAGTGGCCCTCAACAGAAATCTTTGCTGAATGGGACTCTGCTGAGCGTGCTGCATTCTGTGACGCCAGAAAGGATGTTGCAGATATGCTTCAGTCAGTTTTCACCCTCGAAGGTCTGGATCTCATTTCTTTCTtcgccaacctcttccttcaAGCGCTCGCCTCACAGTCGTGGGCCGAGCTTGAGGCCACGGCGTTCTGTCTTGGTGCTCTCTCCGATTGTATCTCTGAGGACAGCAAGTATGATGCCGAGCTGAGCAAGGTCTTTGCTTCTCAATTTTTTGACCTTCTTGGTCAGGGCCAAGCCGCCGTACCACTGCGCCTCCGCCAGACGGGGCTGTCGTTGATCGAGAGGTACTGCGAGTACTTTGAGCGCCATGCAGACTACCTGCCGAATGCCCTGAATCTTCTCTTCGCTGCTGTGGGGGACTCTGTTCTCGGTGGCCCTTCGGCACGGTCGATCTCTACCCTTTGCTCTTCGTGCCGTACCATTTTGACTGGCGAGGCGGGCACATTCATCAGACACTACCAGGACATCCGTGGAAGACAGGTGCTTGATGCTCTAGCCGAGGAGAGGATCGTGCTTGCCGTTGCCTCCATCATCCAGTCCATCACGGACGAAAATGAGAAGCTGCAGAAATTCGAGGAGCTTTACACGATCTTCAAGAAGGACTTTGAGTTCGCCGTCCAGCTCAGATCACAGCCTGGCTTGGTGGACCTGACAAACCCAAATGTCCTGAGGGGTCTTGATCCCCCTATTCCCTCATCTCTTCCACTTGTGGAGGGCATCTCCCTCCACATTGCACTTCGGTCAATGAGGTGCATTGCCAGCATGTCGAAAGGCATGCAAGATGTCAAGGAGTCTCCTGTGGATTTGGAAGACGAATCGCAGGTTGCCAGAACAAGCGAGAAGCTTGCTGCGCTACAGGCCGACATTGTCAGCCTTCTCATAGGTGTTCAACAGGTTTTCAGCACTACAGGAGAGATTGTAGAGATTATCTGCAACATCCTGCGTGCTGGGTTCTCAGAGACGGAACCAGGCCCATTTGTCTTCCCTGctgacatcatcaccaactacTTTGTTCAACAGCCGTTTGAGACGCCTCGGATGGGAACGCTTCTCAGCACCGCTTGCTCCTTTGTGGGGTCGCTATACAGAGGGCCAAAGGCGATTGTGCCGAATCAGCTCGTCCGCCTGGTGCCATGGGTCATTGCCTTGCTTCAGAAGCTCCCAG AACCAGAAGCAGACACGGAAATCTCCCAAAACGGCATCTGCCTCATCGACAGAGTCCTGTCCAAATACCCCGAAGTCCTCTTCCAAGTCCAACCGGGGCAGATGCTCGAGTTCTTCTTCATGTTCACGCTCAAAGTCCTCAACGGGAAGGAACCCCTTCCCAAAACTGCCGCAGCTGACTTTTGG AGCAACTTTATAACCCttaaacccccctccccagacCTCGCCTCCCACGTCTCCAACGCAATGTCTTACTTTGGCCCGTTGTTGGCGCAAACGTTAATCAACAATATTGGCGGGAATGCTGCCAGATCAGAGCTGGATAAACTCAGTGAACCGCTCAAGAAGCTGGTTACTCAGCAGGTTCAGGCGCAAGCTTGGCTGGAGGGGGCGCTGACGAGGACCGATGAGGGGGGGAACGGCGGCGGTTTTCCAAgtgcggcggcggagagggttAGCATGGCTGAGAGGGCGGCGTTTTTGAAAAAGGTGGTTGGTCTGAGGGGGGCGAGGCAGACGAATCAGGTTGTGAGAGAGTTTTGGTTGCTTT GGGAGTAG
- a CDS encoding uncharacterized protein (EggNog:ENOG503NU3T; MEROPS:MER0016544; COG:E) — protein sequence MRHIWAFPSLTALSLFQASAASAVPRTRQAINTSSPLALFRTKRRFRTQVQLLSNSATKTTLVEEMVTVDTTSRLAALRSLMKERNLHVYVVPSEDSHASEYIADCDARRTFISGFSGSAGTAIVTLDKAALATDGRYFNQASKQLDSNWYLLKTGMQDVPTWQEWATQEAEGGKLIGVDPQLISSAIAEKLDEDIKNAGGGGLVGIKENLVDLVWGSEQPPRPSNSVFLLGQQYAGKDTAAKLADLRKELDKKKAAGFVLSMLDEIAWLFNLRGSDIAYNPVFFSYAIVTQASATLYIDEAKLTDECKTYLERNKVTIKPYGALFEDSEELARRAEADSKDAKPRKYLISSKGSWALKLALGGNKFVDEVRSPVGDAKAVKNDVELNGMRNCHIRDGAALTEFFAWLEDQLVNQKAQLDEVDAADKLEQIRSKHKDFVGLSFDTISSTGANAAVIHYKPEKGACKIIDPNAIYLCDSGAQYLDGTTDTTRTLHFGTPTAKEKKAYTLVLKGNIALDSVVFPKGTSGFAIDVMARQFLWKYGLDYRHGTGHGVGSFLNVHEGPIGIGTRKQYIDVALAAGNVLSIEPGYYEDEAFGIRIENLAIVKEVKTEHSFGDKPYLGFEHVTMVPYARNLIDETLLTPDEKDWLNRANKKILEKTLGYFENDPLTKAWLLRETQPF from the exons ATGCGCCATATATGGGCCTTTCCTAGCTTAACAGCACTCTCTCTGTTCCAAGCTTCTGCTGCATCCGCTGTACCTAGAACTCGCCAAGCTATCAACACCAGCTCCCCCCTCGCCCTGTTCCGTACTAAGAGACGATTCCGCACCCAAGTCCAACTCCTGAGCAACAGTGCTACTAAGACGACACTTGTTGAAGAGATGGTGACTGTTGATACCACGAGCCGGCTGGCCGCCCTACGGTCCTTGATGAAGGAGCGCAACCTTCATGTCTATG TTGTACCATCCGAAGATAGCCATGCCTCCGAGTATATCGCCGACTGCGATGCCCGCCGCACATTTATCTCTGGCTTCTCCGGGTCAGCAGGAACCGCCATCGTGACCCTGGACAAGGCAGCTCTCGCCACAGACGGCCGATACTTCAACCAAGCTTCCAAGCAGCTGGATTCCAACTGGTATTTGCTCAAGACTGGTATGCAGGATGTACCAACCTGGCAGGAATGGGCGACGCAGGAAGCAGAGGGTGGTAAGCTGATTGGTGTCGACCCTCAGCTGATTTCCAGCGCCATTGCCGAGAAGCTCGATGAGGATATCAAAaacgccggtggtggtggtcttgttGGGATCAAAGAAAACCTGGTAGACCTTGTCTGGGGCTCTGAGCAACCACCTCGCCCCAGCAACAGTGTATTCCTCTTGGGCCAGCAATACGCTGGAAAGGACACGGCAGCGAAGCTTGCCGATCTCCGCAAGGAGCTGgataagaagaaggcggctggTTTTGTTCTTTCCATGCTTGACGAGATCGCTTGGCTCTTCAACCTCCGCGGCAGCGATATCGCTTACAACCCGGTCTTCTTTTCGTACGCGATTGTGACGCAGGCCTCGGCTACACTTTACATTGACGAAGCGAAATTGACCGACGAGTGCAAGACCTATCTTGAACGAAACAAGGTTACCATTAAGCCCTATGGTGCTCTGTTTGAGGACAGCGAGGAGCTTGCTCGCCGAGCAGAGGCCGATTCCAAGGACGCCAAGCCCAGGAAGTATCTCATTTCGAGTAAGGGGTCATGGGCTCTGAAGCTGGCATTGGGAGGTAACAAGTTTGTCGATGAAGTCCGGAGTCCAGTTGGTGATGCCAAGGCTGTCAAGAATGATGTTGAATTGAATGGCATGAGAAACTGCCACATTCGCGACGGCGCTGCTCTGACAGAGTTTTTTGCCTGGTTGGAAGACCAACTTGTGAACCAGAAGGCTCAGCTGGATGAGGTGGATGCGGCCGACAAGCTGGAGCAGATCAGGTCAAAGCACAAGGACTTTGTTGGACTTTCCTTTGATACTATTTCCTCGACAGGGGCGAA TGCTGCTGTCATTCACTACAAGCCAGAGAAGGGTGCCTGCAAGATCATTGATCCCAATGCCATCTACCTCTGCGATTCCGGGGCTCAGTACCTGGACGGCACCACAGACACCACCAGAACGCTTCATTTTGGAACGCCAACCgccaaggaaaagaaggcctACACCTTGGTTCTCAAGGGCAACATCGCCTTGGATTCGGTAGTCTTCCCCAAGGGAACTAGTGGTTTCGCCATCGATGTCATGGCCCGTCAATTTCTTTGG AAATATGGCCTCGACTATCGCCATGGTACAGGCCACGGTGTAGGCTCGTTCCTAAACGTGCACGAGGGGCCCATCGGCATCGGTACAAGGAAACAGTATATCGACGTTGCCCTGGCCGCTGGCAATGTGCTCTCGATCGAACCAGGCTACTACGAAGATGAAGCATTCGGTATCCGCATTGAAAACCTCGCCATTGtgaaggaggtcaagacGGAGCATTCGTTTGGCGACAAGCCATACCTCGGATTCGAGCATGTCACCATGGTTCCGTACGCCCGCAATCTCATTGATGAGACCCTTCTCACACCGGATGAAAAGGATTGGCTGAACCGGGCCAACAAAAAGATTCTCGAGAAAACGCTTGGATACTTTGAGAATGATCCTCTGACAAAGGCCTGGTTGTTGCGGGAGACGCAGCCTTTTTGA
- a CDS encoding uncharacterized protein (COG:S; EggNog:ENOG503P5AG), translating into MYITYPHSPLLCPIRIIMLTILTKLSPSTVSPSTTKMATRLLLNRTLRPALSLGLTTSLLAIHNQRPMRMDAIPSSNKSFSTTRPERKDRLNPEIIKQLSGGSLSGFAVGLLVSVFSKTLVLLAGIGMLTIQVSRLSLRTRPGQVPPPP; encoded by the exons ATGTACATTACCTACCCTCACTCACCCCTTTTATGTCCGATCCGGATCATAATGCTCACCATTCTCACCAAACTCTCACCATCTACAGTatctccctcaacaaccaaaatGGCCacccgtctcctcctcaaccgcaCCCTCCGCCCAGCCCTCAGCCTCGGCCTCACAACCTCTCTCCTCGCAATCCACAACCAAAGACCAATGCGCATGGATGCCATCCCCTCGTCTAACAAATCCTTCTCAACCACCCGTCCCGAGAGAAAAGACCGGCTAAACCCAGAAATCATCAAACAGCTTTCTGGCGGTAGTCTCTCAG GCTTCGCCGTCGGCCTCCTAGTCTCGGTCTTCTCCAAAACTCTCGTCCTCCTGGCAGGAATAGGCATGCTCACCATCCAAGTAA GTCGCCTCTCGCTCCGGACTCGACCTGGTCAAGTACCTCCGCCTCCGTGA
- a CDS encoding uncharacterized protein (EggNog:ENOG503P832): protein MPRPKRDRATTRTRPMATAATGNSSSPPPIPVLPKPAQAERAGTELPSDIYDVSDAEKERRKLRASAKKTIAAEQQHTLELEPDQVRALESSRKQRDDALARLRDVTSASKEGSELDVTLGSLDDDSSLGLGDESTEVEGVSRATDTSTFNIAGFKRRPRQSSVQGRGESGLIRPSSRGQGTPSISTTISFGRFKRRQREPSILGTGRKERRVRSVSRGSQAGRNREVLGREDEGEVSPVDGGKRRSTRGRSRGVESVDGSPVAAGSRKRKSLESHEDGREKRLAVEGGDMEMGSGDEPDLDFDIDAELEPRVESPAREQQDGDVHQSIELHEQPSISSPLSTPPRQLSAPPQLSEDNDPDMAPPLSSSPASEAGSPVAWPSLDALAQRKYNTRTVPSKTPELEDDGMGSSISSPPSLTHSPNYRAKSKPPVVKKKAPPPPKSSADLASLLPRRKTSSKNKNRKGSHSTDPFDIDDGEASEEEEAPPPTRRAAKKALSKTASTANKGKQKESAVAADPKGKKKKRVTRTYGSKAHEQEKENDGDADGDREGDSIVVGSGSNEPEDEEEEELPDAETTVMLKERLGEELQKAVKKFKEVDQWELSFEEVEGSSSPMRDAR from the coding sequence ATGCCTCGCCCCAAGCGCGATCGCGCAACAACGCGCACCCGCCCAATGGCCACGGCTGCGACGGGGaattcctcctcgccaccgCCTATTCCTGTGTTGCCCAAGCCCGCGCAGGCCGAGCGAGCCGGGACTGAACTCCCAAGCGATATCTACGACGTGAGCGATGCCGAAAAAGAGCGGCGGAAACTCCGTGCCTCGGCCAAAAAGACCATCGCCGCCGAACAACAGCACACCCTCGAGCTTGAACCAGACCAAGTCCGCGCGTTGGAAAGCTCGAGAAAACAACGCGATGATGCCTTAGCCAGGTTGCGGGATGTGACCTCTGCGTCTAAGGAAGGGTCAGAGTTGGATGTGACGCTGGGGAGTCTGGATGATGATAGTAGTTTGGGGCTGGGGGATGAGTCGACTGAAGTTGAGGGGGTGTCAAGGGCGACGGATACCTCGACTTTTAACATTGCGGGGTTTaagaggaggccgaggcagAGTAGTGTTCAGGGCAGGGGGGAGAGCGGGTTGATTAGGCCGAGTAGTAGGGGCCAGGGGACGCCGAGTATTAGTACGACCATTAGCTTTGGGAGGTTCAAGAGAAGGCAGAGGGAGCCGAGTATACTTGGGAcagggaggaaggagaggagggtcaGAAGTGTTTCGCGGGGGAGCCAGGCGGGGAGGAATAGAGAGGTgcttgggagggaggatgagggggaggtttcGCCCGTTgatggggggaagaggaggagtacgAGGGGACGgtcgaggggggtggagagtgTGGATGGGTCGCCGGTTGCGGCTGGGTCAAGAAAGAGGAAGAGTTTGGAGAGCCatgaggatgggagggagaagaggttggcggtggaggggggcgatatggagatggggagtggAGATGAGCCGGATTTGGACTTTGATATTGATGCTGAGTTGGAACCGAGAGTTGAGTCGCCTGCGAGGGAACAACAAGATGGGGATGTTCACCAGTCTATCGAACTTCACGAGCAGCCGTCGATTTCCTCGCCTCTGTCTACGCCACCCCGGCAGCTTTCCGCCCCACCACAGTTGAGCGAGGACAATGATCCGGATATGGCCCCTCCATTGTCGAGCAGCCCAGCCTCTGAGGCTGGTAGTCCAGTCGCATGGCCTTCACTGGATGCGCTCGCGCAGAGAAAATACAACACGCGAACTGTGCCGTCCAAGACCCCAGAGCTGGAAGACGACGGCATGGGATCGAGtatctcctcccctccctccctcacaCACTCGCCAAACTACCGTGCGAAATCCAAACCGCCAGTCGTCAAGAAAAAggctccaccaccacccaagagCTCAGCCGATCTCGCGTCTCTCCTTCCCCGAAGAAAGACCTCGAGCAAGAATAAGAACCGCAAGGGCTCCCACAGTACCGATCCGTTCGATATCGACGACGGGGAAGCctcagaggaggaggaagctcCGCCGCCCACGAGGAGGGCAGCCAAGAAGGCCCTTTCCAAGACTGCGTCAACAGCCAATAAGGGCAAGCAAAAAGAGTctgctgtggctgctgatcccaaggggaagaagaagaagcgcgTTACCAGGACCTATGGCTCCAAGGCTCACGaacaggagaaggagaatgatggtgatgctgacGGTGACCGAGAAGGCGATAGTATCGTTGTCGGTAGCGGCAGCAATGAgccagaggacgaggaagaggaggagctcccAGATGCGGAGACGACGGTGATGCTGAAGGAGAGATTGGGTGAGGAGCTGCAGAAGGCGGTGAAGAAGTTTAAGGAGGTGGACCAGTGGGAGCTGtcgtttgaggaggtggaggggagcaGTAGTCCGATGAGGGATGCTCGTTGA
- the TIP41 gene encoding Tap42 interacting protein (COG:S; EggNog:ENOG503NXDN; BUSCO:EOG092648XW): MDPPPPPSSSSTTTHPSTTPTTFPSTSFLPPPSSIPRPPSPVQPPPRTFTHPPFTITTLKAPILKSTPIDLLQSRLGIPIPEMIFGDNHLTLHHIPTAYTLTFTPEPALDLVDKTGSTGLLKVHYATAWSATREKTSAGIKEVVKPFDWSYTTSYRGTETPGLGGQKLQRDDKARIPVELLQRRDPILFADEVVLYESELDDNGVSVLTVKVRVMEQRMLVLCRFFLRLDNVLVRVRDTRVYVDFGEERVVREYTAREGEFGEVKKKLYMEGLMPDQITIAFRDANQIAHLLPVVEHEVESVCLEGETGQTQEGR, translated from the exons ATGgaccccccaccaccaccatcctcctcctctaccaccactcacccctcaacaacaccaaccaccttcccatcaaccagcttcctccctcccccctccagcatcccccgccccccctccccagtccaacccccaccccgcaccttcacccacccccccttcaccatcacaacaCTCAAAGCCCCCATCCTCAAATCCACCCCCATCGACCTCCTCCAATCCCGCCTcggcatccccatccccgaaATGATCTTCGGcgacaaccacctcaccctccaccacatccccaccGCCTacaccctcaccttcacccCCGAACCAGCCCTGGACCTAGTAGACAAAACTGGCTCCACCGGCCTCCTCAAAGTCCACTACGCCACCGCCTGGTCAGCCACACGAGAGAAAACCTCTGCTGGAATCAAAGAGGTGGTCAAGCCCTTCGATTGGAGTTACACCACCTCCTACCGCGGAACCGAAACCCCCGGTTTGGGAGGGCAAAAGTTGCAAAGGGATGACAAGGCGAGGATACCAGTCGAGCTGTTACAGAGACGAGACCCGATATTGTTCGCCGATGAGGTTGTGCTCTACGAGAGCGAGCTGGATGATAACGGGGTCAGCGTCTTGACTGTTAAAGTCAGGGTGATGGAGCAGAGGATGTTGGTGCTCTGCAGGTTTTTTCTGAGGTTGGATAATGTTTTGGTTAGGGTGAGGGATACGAGGGTTTATGttgattttggggaggagagggttgtCAGGGAGTATACGGctcgggagggggagtttggggaggtgaagaag AAATTATACATGGAGGGTCTAATGCCTGATCAAATCACCATTGCGTTCAGGGATGCAAACCAGATTGCGCATTTGCTCCCCGTGGTGGAGCATGAGGTTGAGAGTGTTTGTCTCGAGGGGGAGACGGGGCAGACACAGGAAGGTAGGTga
- the IPL1 gene encoding spindle assembly checkpoint kinase (COG:D; EggNog:ENOG503NVY8) — protein MASRTLESRFERMSVKDENDPFETIGTTTTSTYQKAKTVTASSASQLSHSSSRPNLFKVALQPQNANTVTATVTLPSQAAQRKQPTTSASTAIPNKQREKDTTTNNNNNEIPSPTKHKSTTSLSSRQSDELVLTNDGRSSSFSTSSYVDAPLIPKQFHLGMFEIGRPLGKGKFGRVYLARERTSSFICALKVLYKSELQHGTGVEKQVRREIEIQSNLRHPNILKLYGHFHDSKRIFLILEFAGKGELYKHLQKESRFPEWKAAQYIAQMASALRYLHRKHVIHRDIKPENILMGIHGEIKISDFGWSVHAPNNRRKTLCGTLDYLPPEMIKSGSKDNWYNEKVDLWSLGVLTYEFLVGEAPFEDTPIMTQKRIARADMTIPEWVSKEARDLIKKLLVLDPEKRLPLEEVQNHPWIIKHCVKGERASNREKLSFGKS, from the exons ATGGCCTCGAGAACATTGGAGTCCCGCTTCGAGCGGATGTCTGTCAAGGACGAAAACGACCCGTTTGAGACCATTGGGACGACAACGACATCGACATATCAGAAGGCAAAG ACCGTCACcgcctcctctgcctcacaACTCTCCCATAGCAGCAGCCGGCCCAACCTTTTCAAAGTCGCCCTCCAGCCCCAAAACGCCAACACGGTAACAGCCACCGTcactctcccctcccagGCCGCCCAGCGCAAGCAACCCACGACCAGCGCTTCCACCGCCATCCCCAACAAGCAGCGGGAAaaggacaccaccaccaacaacaacaacaacgaaatcccctccccaaccaaacacaaatccaccacctctctaTCCTCCCGCCAGTCAGACGAACTCGTCCTCACCAATGACGgccgctcctcctcgttttccacctcctcctaCGTCGACGCCCCTCTAATACCAAAACAATTCCACCTCGGCATGTTTGAAATCGGCCGTCCCCTCGGAAAAGGTAAATTCGGCCGCGTCTACCTCGCCCGCGAGAGAACATCCTCCTTCATCTGCGCTCTGAAGGTTCTTTACAAATCCGAACTGCAACACGGCACCGGCGTGGAAAAACAAGTCCGCCGCGAAATCGAGATCCAGTCCAACCTCCGACACCCAAACATCCTCAAGCTCTACGGCCATTTTCACGACAGCAAGCGAATTTTTTTGATATTGGAATTCGCCGGCAAGGGCGAGCTGTACAAGCACCTACAGAAGGAAAGTCGGTTCCCCGAGTGGAAAGCGGCGCAGTATATCGCGCAAATGGCGTCTGCGCTGAGGTATCTGCACAGGAAGCATGTGATTCATAGGGATATCAAACCCGAGAACATCCTGATGGGCATTCACGGGGAGATTAAGATTTCTGACTTTGGGTGGTCAGTGCACGCGCCGAATAATAGGCGGAAGACGCTTTGCGGGACGTTGGATTATTTACCGCCCGAGATGATCAAGTCGGGCAGTAAGGATAATTGGTATAATGAAAAGGTGGATTTGTGGAGCTTGGGGGTGTTGACGTATGAgtttttggtgggggaggcgCCGTTTGAGGACACGCCGATTATGACGCAGAAGAGGATCGCGAGGGCGGATATGACGATTCCTGAGTGGGTTAGTAAGGAGGCGAGGGATTTGATTAAGaag CTGCTCGTGCTGGATCCGGAAAAGCGGTTgccgttggaggaggtgcagaaTCATCCTTGGATTATCAAGCATTGCGtcaagggggagagggcgtcGAATCGGGAGAAGTTGAGCTTTGGGAAGTCTTGA
- the ATP23 gene encoding Mitochondrial inner membrane protease atp23 (COG:L; MEROPS:MER0127117; BUSCO:EOG09264RBX; EggNog:ENOG503NW4U) gives MSSQPPPQPSPPTTTTTSPDPAASSTPPSQPQQPPGYLTNDPKRTGYDPSLAWYFNYFRILTGRVTREGIEHYREDRYKANEARDCARCEADRDWLFQHSPVVRYLREKAAALNGDLGPHNVVCRRCPGRIAEDGTVVRQTGGFSPDHGILLCANEFRDRSHLEDTLAHEMVHAWDHLRWKVDWMGGMDLKHAACTEIRASMLSGECRWTRETITRGNWTLTQQFQNCVRMRAIQSVMNRPTCKDDVQATKVVNQVWDSCFNDKRPFEEIYR, from the exons ATGtcctcccaaccaccaccacaaccatcaccacccaccaccaccaccacatccccagaCCCAGCcgcctcatccacccccccatcacaaccacaacaaccccccggCTACCTCACCAACGACCCCAAACGCACAGGCTACGACCCCTCCCTAGCCTGGTACTTCAACTACTTCCGCATCCTCACCGGCCGCGTCACCCGCGAAGGCATCGAGCACTACCGCGAAGACCGCTACAAAGCCAACGAAGCCCGCGACTGCGCCCGCTGCGAAGCAGACCGCGACTGGCTCTTCCAGCACTCCCCCGTCGTCCGTTACCTCCGCGAAAAAGCCGCCGCCCTCAACGGCGACCTCGGCCCTCACAACGTCGTCTGCCGTCGCTGCCCAGGGAGAATAGCCGAAGATGGCACCGTGGTCCGTCAGACGGGAGGTTTCAGCCCAGATCACGGAATCCTCCTGTGCGCAAATGAGTTCAGAGACAGGAGTCATCTGGAGGACACACTGGCGCATGAGATGGTGCATGCGTGGGATCATCTCAGGTGGAAAGTGGATTGGATGGGGGGTATGGATTTGAAGCACGCGGCTTGTACAGAG ATCAGAGCCTCCATGCTCAGCGGCGAATGCCGCTGGACGCGAGAAACCATAACCCGAGGAAACTGGACCCTCACCCAACAATTCCAAAACTGCGTCCGGATGCGAGCCATCCAATCCGTCATGAACAGACCAACGTGTAAAGACGACGTCCAAGCCACCAAAGTCGTCAACCAAGTCTGGGACTCTTGTTTCAACGACAAGAGACCGTTTGAAGAAATCTACAGGTAA